The Lewinellaceae bacterium genome has a window encoding:
- a CDS encoding M23 family metallopeptidase, protein MPVDPQGKKNRRWEHLRVPYRLVVMNNETFEEIGSYRLTLLNIYVAICSLLLLGAILIWLLVFFTPLKRLVPGYGDVTSSGEFIKIERKLRSAEEELSAYKLYYEKVRGLITGPQVAATSETEMSSPQIQADQEPVTRIPEDEELRDKVETEDALTISPEEFINSRKPDRELYEIYFVPPVNGEISAPFMPDKEHFGVDVLAPKNTPVRATMDGYVIASDWTLETGYTIGIQHDNNLISFYKHNSVLLKKVGEPVKAGEAIAIIGNTGTLSDGPHLHFELWQNGKPINPADYIRF, encoded by the coding sequence ATGCCAGTCGATCCGCAGGGTAAGAAAAACAGACGGTGGGAACACTTGCGGGTACCTTACCGCCTTGTGGTAATGAACAATGAAACCTTCGAAGAAATAGGTTCTTACCGCCTGACCCTCCTCAATATTTATGTAGCCATCTGTTCACTTTTACTGCTTGGCGCCATCCTGATCTGGCTACTGGTGTTTTTCACTCCGCTCAAGCGCCTGGTCCCGGGTTATGGCGACGTAACCAGCAGTGGTGAATTCATCAAAATCGAACGCAAATTGCGAAGTGCAGAGGAAGAACTCTCGGCCTATAAGTTGTATTACGAAAAAGTCCGGGGCTTGATCACCGGTCCACAGGTTGCCGCGACATCCGAGACGGAGATGAGCTCACCACAGATCCAGGCAGACCAGGAACCTGTGACCCGGATACCGGAGGATGAAGAATTACGGGATAAGGTGGAAACCGAAGATGCTCTCACGATCTCCCCCGAAGAGTTCATCAATTCACGCAAACCGGATCGTGAACTTTACGAAATCTATTTCGTACCACCCGTCAATGGTGAGATCAGTGCGCCTTTCATGCCGGATAAAGAACATTTTGGCGTCGATGTACTGGCGCCCAAAAACACTCCCGTCCGCGCGACGATGGACGGTTATGTTATAGCCAGTGACTGGACGCTGGAGACCGGCTACACCATCGGCATCCAGCACGACAATAATCTGATCTCTTTTTACAAACACAACTCGGTATTGCTTAAAAAAGTAGGAGAGCCGGTCAAAGCCGGCGAGGCCATTGCGATCATCGGCAACACCGGTACGCTATCGGATGGTCCCCACCTCCACTTCGAATTATGGCAGAATGGGAAACCCATCAATCCTGCCGACTACATCCGGTTCTGA
- a CDS encoding tetratricopeptide repeat protein, whose product MSKLYQNTTAKYNGYFNANELVYLTTLKLEEQHQDNYTQLLPVYDYVDVENPAAVAPDMDQAIQKLSVVINLHRVSKWTDDSYLLMGKAQFLKHQYQDSRETFEYLVDEFDPDNVKNNRRATQNEQAKERNAKMKERKKQTSSKKKASSNKSTKKEREAAIKNNSNSKKNSRSAEKARQDEIKARKKAIADRKKNPPSTKPEEQVATAPATTTTAPENKPNATPAVADNKTKKDQEKTPDKPKDDDKPFGETPAYYEGMVWLARAQTAQGNFYASQSILNELKLKSKTPSEVIQMAAVAEGDNAIRQENYALAILSLQKGYDLSDDKAERARLAFILGQLYELTGDASQALAHYSQVLDNRPGFDLEFNAKLKQIVLQNKAGSLADRKALDAIDDMIKEAKNAEYRDQLYYALAQIDLSKGDRVAAIDHLKLSVRQPSKMQLQKAESYYLLASLHYEKDDFSPAYHFYDSTQQFMLKTDVRLDKVQELATSLKPIAEQADIIALTDSLIRVSQWPDDKKRELATRIKKQQDEEQAAKNVQSTVRPDPLAARATPGQVERPGQTSTNPSANSTFFAYDDKELKRGLKAFSDKWGNRANEDNWRRSLRPDATQTEQAVADQQPAADQVKDDEIYQILKDVPRNAQDLARAKGKIEDARFRLGVLLRDNIDRYQLAADQHELLLNDYPETSHKEEAYYYLYLDYNDLNDPTKASRYKDAILAEFPQSKFAVVLKDPDYYARQETPEQKLAAYYQQVFDIYSQGQYEQATQLLEGVEGLFGKNNALKAKFALLGVFCVGGTQGKDAYTEALKQFIANYPNTEEQTHARELLRLLYGGDPNAGASTNTSSIVTYQDEGNDVLHYFLVILYNSKDASLNDAKSNVYNFNSKYFSNRKFQYSSIGLDVQKEIPVIIIRDFKTKQEAMAYYETVEKNKKDFLPDRFRYDAFPISLHNWRQLQQSKRVEDYRTFLDQNYKIKK is encoded by the coding sequence ATGTCCAAGTTGTATCAGAATACAACGGCTAAATACAACGGATATTTCAATGCCAACGAGCTCGTTTACCTCACAACGCTGAAGCTGGAAGAGCAGCATCAGGACAACTATACCCAATTACTTCCGGTATACGATTACGTCGATGTGGAAAACCCGGCCGCGGTGGCACCGGATATGGACCAGGCTATTCAGAAGTTATCTGTTGTCATCAATCTGCATCGCGTCAGCAAATGGACCGATGATAGTTACCTCCTGATGGGTAAGGCCCAATTTCTTAAACATCAATACCAGGATTCACGGGAAACCTTTGAATACCTGGTTGATGAATTTGACCCGGACAATGTAAAGAACAACCGCCGGGCTACCCAGAATGAACAAGCCAAGGAGCGCAACGCCAAGATGAAGGAAAGGAAGAAACAGACCTCATCCAAGAAAAAAGCCTCCAGCAACAAGTCTACCAAAAAGGAACGTGAGGCAGCGATAAAGAACAACAGCAATAGTAAGAAGAACAGCCGCAGTGCTGAAAAAGCACGGCAAGATGAGATCAAAGCCCGGAAGAAAGCCATTGCCGACCGAAAAAAGAACCCACCCTCCACCAAACCGGAAGAACAGGTTGCGACGGCTCCGGCAACGACAACAACAGCTCCGGAGAACAAACCAAACGCCACCCCTGCTGTAGCCGATAATAAAACGAAGAAAGATCAGGAGAAGACCCCGGATAAGCCAAAGGATGATGACAAGCCATTTGGTGAGACCCCAGCCTACTACGAAGGCATGGTTTGGCTTGCCAGGGCGCAGACGGCACAAGGTAATTTTTACGCTTCGCAGTCCATCCTGAACGAACTCAAGCTGAAAAGCAAAACCCCGTCAGAGGTGATCCAAATGGCTGCAGTAGCCGAAGGAGATAACGCCATACGACAGGAAAACTACGCCCTGGCTATCCTCTCGCTGCAGAAAGGCTATGACCTCAGTGACGATAAAGCCGAACGTGCCCGTCTGGCCTTTATTCTGGGCCAGCTGTATGAATTGACCGGTGATGCCAGTCAGGCACTGGCACATTATTCTCAGGTGCTGGACAACCGGCCCGGATTTGATCTGGAATTCAATGCCAAGCTTAAACAGATCGTACTCCAAAACAAAGCCGGCAGCCTAGCAGACCGGAAGGCGCTTGATGCCATCGATGACATGATCAAAGAAGCGAAAAATGCCGAATACCGTGACCAGCTTTACTATGCACTGGCACAGATCGACCTGTCCAAGGGCGACCGCGTAGCAGCAATTGACCACCTGAAATTATCGGTCAGGCAGCCCTCAAAAATGCAGCTGCAAAAAGCTGAATCGTATTATCTGCTTGCCAGCCTGCATTACGAAAAAGATGACTTTTCTCCTGCTTACCACTTTTACGACAGCACGCAGCAATTTATGCTGAAAACCGACGTCCGGCTGGACAAGGTCCAGGAACTGGCAACTTCGTTGAAGCCCATCGCAGAACAAGCCGATATCATTGCACTGACCGACAGTCTGATCCGGGTTTCGCAATGGCCGGATGACAAAAAGCGCGAACTGGCCACCAGGATCAAAAAGCAGCAGGATGAAGAACAGGCAGCCAAAAACGTTCAGTCGACTGTAAGACCAGATCCGCTGGCAGCCAGAGCCACCCCGGGACAGGTGGAAAGACCCGGACAAACAAGTACAAACCCATCGGCCAATTCAACTTTCTTTGCCTATGACGACAAAGAACTCAAACGGGGACTGAAGGCCTTTTCCGATAAATGGGGTAACCGCGCCAATGAAGACAACTGGCGCCGCAGCTTAAGACCGGATGCCACCCAAACCGAGCAGGCCGTAGCCGACCAGCAGCCGGCTGCCGATCAGGTCAAGGATGACGAAATATATCAAATCCTGAAAGATGTACCCCGCAATGCACAGGACCTGGCCCGCGCCAAAGGCAAAATTGAAGATGCGCGGTTCCGCTTGGGTGTATTACTAAGGGATAATATCGACCGCTATCAATTAGCTGCCGATCAGCATGAGCTGCTTCTGAACGATTACCCGGAGACCAGTCATAAAGAAGAAGCCTATTACTACCTATATCTGGACTACAATGACCTCAACGACCCTACCAAAGCATCTCGCTATAAGGACGCCATCCTGGCTGAATTTCCGCAGAGTAAGTTTGCTGTCGTTCTCAAAGATCCCGACTATTATGCCCGTCAGGAGACCCCTGAACAAAAGCTTGCCGCCTATTACCAACAAGTTTTTGACATCTATAGCCAGGGTCAATACGAACAAGCCACTCAGTTGCTGGAAGGCGTAGAGGGATTATTTGGTAAGAACAATGCCTTGAAGGCAAAATTTGCCCTGCTTGGTGTATTCTGTGTCGGTGGTACCCAGGGTAAAGATGCTTATACCGAGGCACTGAAGCAATTCATCGCCAATTATCCTAATACAGAGGAACAGACCCACGCACGGGAGCTGTTACGCTTGTTGTACGGCGGGGATCCCAATGCTGGTGCCAGTACCAATACTTCATCCATCGTGACCTATCAGGACGAAGGCAATGATGTACTGCATTATTTCCTGGTCATCCTCTACAACTCGAAGGACGCTTCCCTTAATGATGCCAAGTCCAATGTGTACAACTTTAACAGCAAGTATTTCTCCAACCGTAAATTCCAGTATTCATCAATCGGCCTTGATGTTCAGAAAGAAATACCGGTGATCATCATCCGGGACTTCAAGACCAAACAGGAGGCTATGGCCTATTATGAGACGGTGGAGAAAAATAAAAAGGACTTCCTGCCCGACCGGTTCAGATACGATGCATTCCCGATCAGCTTACACAACTGGCGGCAGCTGCAACAATCCAAACGTGTCGAGGATTACCGGACATTCCTCGATCAAAATTATAAAATCAAGAAATAG
- a CDS encoding acetyl-CoA carboxylase biotin carboxyl carrier protein subunit: MSDNQDAVYRISTAGAEPVMITSDALSSLDVVATGSGSYHLLWEGESFHFEVVSVDLDAKRLKIRSGGQLFELMVNDALELMIERLGLQRHRSNALEQLRAPMPGLVLKLLVNPGDTIQPGDPVVILEAMKMENVIKSTGHGTVDQLLVREGQPVEKEAVLMTFK; the protein is encoded by the coding sequence ATGTCCGACAACCAAGATGCTGTTTATCGCATAAGCACTGCCGGTGCTGAACCGGTTATGATCACTTCCGATGCTTTGTCGTCACTGGATGTGGTCGCTACGGGTTCAGGCTCCTATCACCTCCTTTGGGAAGGAGAATCTTTCCATTTTGAAGTGGTTTCTGTGGATCTGGATGCAAAACGATTAAAGATCCGTTCTGGTGGACAGCTGTTTGAACTGATGGTGAACGATGCCCTGGAGCTGATGATTGAACGATTGGGTCTTCAACGGCATCGCAGCAATGCACTGGAGCAGTTACGGGCGCCGATGCCGGGACTCGTCCTCAAGTTGTTGGTGAACCCCGGCGATACCATTCAACCCGGAGATCCGGTGGTGATCCTGGAAGCCATGAAGATGGAGAATGTCATCAAATCCACTGGTCACGGCACGGTAGATCAACTGCTGGTCCGGGAAGGTCAGCCGGTCGAGAAAGAAGCGGTATTGATGACCTTCAAGTAA
- a CDS encoding AtpZ/AtpI family protein: MTRNPTPRVNAYLKYTGMALQMGAILFFCIWIGQKADRYFDLAKPWFTVGLVLVGFIGTIYSLNLQLREDND, from the coding sequence GTGACACGTAATCCGACCCCCAGGGTCAATGCGTATCTGAAATATACCGGAATGGCTCTGCAGATGGGAGCCATTCTTTTTTTCTGTATCTGGATCGGGCAAAAGGCAGATCGGTATTTTGATCTGGCTAAACCCTGGTTTACCGTAGGACTGGTGCTGGTAGGATTTATAGGCACCATTTATTCGCTAAACTTACAACTACGGGAGGATAATGACTGA
- a CDS encoding polymer-forming cytoskeletal protein, whose protein sequence is MFGNNTKKDVKSNTLPSMPSPSGHSLNSVVEGTIIEGDIRTESDIRIDGNLSGTLNCKGRVIIGPKGVVEGDIRCENALIEGAFHGLLSCNDTLTVNETASITGDINTDKLVVHSGATFNVNCNMGVKNATKNHAEKKQEIKLTPGATDKKPAKDEIISFVEDPIKK, encoded by the coding sequence ATGTTTGGAAACAACACAAAAAAAGACGTGAAAAGCAATACCTTACCATCAATGCCATCTCCCTCCGGCCACTCCCTGAATAGTGTCGTTGAAGGAACCATTATCGAAGGTGATATTCGCACGGAGAGTGATATTCGTATCGATGGAAACCTGTCGGGGACATTAAATTGCAAAGGGCGGGTGATCATTGGCCCGAAAGGAGTCGTCGAAGGTGATATCCGCTGCGAAAATGCACTGATTGAAGGCGCATTCCACGGTTTATTGTCGTGCAACGACACCCTTACGGTTAACGAAACAGCCAGCATCACCGGTGATATTAATACCGACAAACTGGTTGTGCATTCCGGTGCTACTTTCAATGTGAATTGTAATATGGGCGTTAAAAATGCGACCAAAAATCACGCGGAGAAAAAACAGGAAATCAAACTGACTCCTGGTGCCACCGATAAAAAACCGGCCAAGGATGAGATCATTTCCTTTGTGGAAGATCCCATTAAGAAGTAA
- a CDS encoding PorP/SprF family type IX secretion system membrane protein, translating into MEYSVLRAIKSGLMFLVVIVMTTTASTQDIHFSQFYMSPLTLNPAMTGVMNCNNRFIANYRNQWASVLKSNAYNTYAVSYDHKVPVGQYDNFGIGGSFYGDVAGQLNFGTMKAALSGSFSKKMFGNRRNSHYMVAGTSLGYAFRTIDFTQARWGLQHDNNGGFDPTLPTGEEGKLYQDNLSFVDLNVGLLWFSVINKDNNVYLGVAYDHLNQPNIAFEEGTTIPLYGKYTIHAGGEINFNRQYSILPGIVMLSQGPSFEINGGTSLRFLFGPRDAQQSVQFGLWARLANHYEKSILMDAIILSTRFDYNQFGLGFSYDINTSPLHQASGSNGSFEFSLIYKLCGAENRGVYCPEF; encoded by the coding sequence ATGGAGTACAGTGTATTACGCGCCATAAAGTCCGGACTGATGTTTCTGGTAGTGATCGTTATGACCACCACCGCCAGTACTCAGGATATCCATTTTTCTCAGTTTTACATGTCTCCGCTGACTCTGAATCCGGCCATGACCGGCGTTATGAACTGTAACAACCGCTTCATCGCCAACTACCGCAATCAATGGGCTTCCGTATTGAAATCCAATGCCTACAATACCTACGCCGTATCTTACGATCATAAGGTTCCGGTAGGCCAGTACGACAATTTTGGTATCGGCGGTTCTTTTTATGGAGATGTTGCCGGCCAGCTCAATTTCGGGACCATGAAGGCCGCTTTATCCGGATCCTTCAGTAAAAAGATGTTTGGCAACCGTCGCAACAGTCATTATATGGTAGCCGGGACATCATTGGGATATGCTTTCCGGACCATCGATTTTACCCAGGCCCGCTGGGGACTTCAGCACGACAACAACGGAGGTTTCGACCCGACCTTGCCCACCGGGGAAGAAGGCAAACTCTATCAGGACAACCTGTCTTTCGTCGACCTGAACGTAGGATTGCTGTGGTTTTCAGTCATCAACAAGGACAACAATGTCTATCTGGGTGTGGCCTACGATCATTTGAATCAGCCAAATATTGCATTCGAAGAAGGTACCACCATCCCGCTGTACGGAAAATACACCATTCACGCTGGAGGTGAGATCAATTTCAACCGGCAGTATTCCATTTTACCCGGTATTGTCATGCTTAGTCAGGGCCCTTCCTTTGAAATAAACGGAGGTACCAGCCTGCGCTTTTTGTTTGGCCCCCGCGACGCCCAGCAATCGGTACAATTCGGACTCTGGGCACGGCTGGCTAATCATTACGAGAAATCCATATTGATGGATGCCATCATTTTGTCAACCCGGTTTGACTACAATCAGTTTGGCCTCGGCTTTAGTTATGACATCAACACTTCCCCACTGCATCAGGCCAGTGGTTCCAATGGTTCTTTCGAATTTTCGCTGATTTACAAATTGTGCGGAGCAGAGAATCGTGGGGTGTATTGTCCTGAGTTTTAA
- a CDS encoding trypsin-like peptidase domain-containing protein, protein MEEVIERLKQIIVQIATPYVTGTGFFLASDGLIITNEHVVRDNRQVIIHSDCIPKQLVPVVYLDERFDLAFLALPKQVKCTEQGRLNLGQEAREGEVVVAAGHPYDLKFTATQGIISSTLFRNGDIRYYQHDAALNPGNSGGPLVNMAGDIIGINTFVIRDGQNMGFCLPSGYIRSAIDEFKAAGKPEAIRCPGCSNIVHVTNLSGKYCSFCGMPAAMPSSAEQYEPTGLAATIEEILAKLGFSVPLSRLGPNNWELLRGSAKVNISYHEKTGLITGEAYLCYLPKDGNKALYEYLLRQNYHLEGLTFSVRGSDIILSLLIYDQYMNPDSALHLFQDLLDKADEFDNILVESYGAIWRETS, encoded by the coding sequence ATGGAGGAAGTCATCGAACGATTGAAGCAAATCATTGTCCAGATTGCCACACCCTATGTGACCGGGACCGGCTTTTTCCTGGCTTCCGACGGGCTCATCATCACCAATGAACATGTGGTCCGGGACAATCGTCAGGTCATTATCCACAGCGACTGCATTCCGAAGCAACTGGTCCCGGTGGTCTACCTGGATGAACGATTTGATCTGGCATTCCTGGCTTTGCCCAAACAGGTGAAATGCACTGAGCAGGGTAGGCTCAACCTCGGTCAGGAAGCACGGGAAGGGGAAGTGGTTGTCGCCGCAGGACATCCGTACGATCTGAAATTTACGGCTACCCAGGGCATCATATCCAGCACGCTCTTTCGAAACGGGGACATCCGGTACTATCAGCATGATGCGGCACTGAACCCGGGAAATAGCGGTGGCCCCCTGGTCAATATGGCAGGGGACATCATTGGCATCAATACCTTTGTGATCCGCGATGGACAAAATATGGGTTTTTGCCTGCCATCGGGGTATATCCGTTCAGCCATCGATGAATTCAAAGCGGCCGGGAAACCGGAGGCGATCCGGTGCCCGGGGTGCTCCAATATCGTCCATGTGACGAACCTCTCCGGAAAATATTGCAGCTTTTGTGGGATGCCAGCTGCCATGCCATCATCCGCGGAGCAATACGAACCCACCGGACTGGCAGCAACGATAGAAGAGATTTTGGCCAAACTGGGATTCAGCGTGCCCCTGTCCAGATTGGGTCCAAACAACTGGGAGCTGCTCCGCGGCAGCGCCAAAGTGAATATCAGCTACCATGAGAAGACTGGCCTGATCACCGGGGAAGCCTACCTTTGCTATTTGCCTAAAGATGGGAATAAAGCCCTGTATGAGTACCTCCTGCGTCAGAACTACCATCTCGAAGGTCTTACCTTCAGTGTCCGGGGGAGTGATATTATTTTGTCATTATTGATCTACGATCAGTACATGAATCCGGATTCGGCATTACATTTGTTCCAGGATTTGTTGGATAAGGCCGACGAATTCGATAATATTCTGGTTGAAAGCTATGGTGCTATTTGGCGTGAGACGTCCTGA
- a CDS encoding GSCFA domain-containing protein: MQLQTPVQIPLPDWHFGLGDRFLCIGSCFAENLANLLSHHHLDIGLNPYGITFNPLSLGQQLRRLLAGEAPREEALFNQDGLFHHWQYHGRFSRVSGEQTLRGMEEAFRAGRDRLMNANNLVLTWGSAHYYLYRKDNLIVNNCHKVPGHLFSRNRASVEQIIELWVPLVDALLTENPQLRITLTVSPVRYLRDGLVESNRSKAVLLLAAEALTNTFPDRLYYFPAYEIQIDTLRDYRFYDRDMAHPTSQAIEYILDRFLETMLRPEDHLDWHKLKNLILQLDHRPLHPDLPGLPDRIRQIEEELGQLLTQIGVGQ, translated from the coding sequence ATGCAGCTCCAGACACCCGTGCAGATTCCGCTCCCTGACTGGCATTTTGGCCTGGGAGACCGGTTTCTTTGTATCGGTTCCTGTTTTGCGGAAAACCTGGCTAACCTGCTCTCACACCACCATCTGGACATCGGCCTGAACCCCTATGGCATCACTTTTAATCCATTGTCTCTGGGCCAGCAATTAAGACGATTGCTTGCCGGGGAGGCTCCCCGCGAAGAAGCCCTGTTCAACCAGGACGGGCTCTTCCACCACTGGCAATACCATGGCCGTTTCAGCAGGGTATCCGGAGAACAAACCTTGCGTGGCATGGAGGAAGCATTTCGGGCAGGAAGGGATCGACTGATGAATGCCAATAACCTGGTCCTGACCTGGGGCAGTGCTCATTACTACCTGTACAGGAAGGATAATCTGATCGTAAATAACTGCCACAAGGTTCCGGGTCACCTGTTTTCAAGAAACCGGGCTTCGGTAGAACAGATCATTGAATTATGGGTGCCGCTGGTGGATGCTCTGCTCACAGAAAACCCACAACTGCGCATCACCTTAACCGTATCACCGGTGCGATACCTGAGGGATGGATTGGTGGAAAGCAACCGCAGCAAAGCTGTCCTGCTACTTGCCGCCGAAGCGCTGACCAACACCTTTCCGGACCGGCTGTATTATTTCCCTGCTTACGAGATACAGATCGATACCTTACGCGACTACCGGTTTTATGACCGGGATATGGCTCATCCCACTTCTCAGGCCATCGAATATATCCTCGACCGGTTTTTGGAGACGATGCTCAGGCCGGAAGACCACCTGGACTGGCATAAGTTGAAAAATTTAATCCTTCAGCTGGACCACCGCCCATTGCATCCGGATCTTCCCGGTCTACCGGATCGGATCCGCCAAATTGAAGAAGAATTGGGCCAACTCCTGACACAAATCGGGGTGGGTCAATAA
- a CDS encoding DUF1573 domain-containing protein — protein MIRLLGLMMFAALAGVGCISAQQSTAGKPVSTDILRFDYTHVSFGPVVKGETRDTVYHFTNISSEPIQIDLVSACDCTTYTYPEEPIPPGGKGTLKITFDSSSKEENETLTVDIILKNINPATGYAFVYQVSYDYDLKLK, from the coding sequence TTGATCCGACTGCTTGGCTTAATGATGTTTGCAGCTCTCGCAGGTGTCGGGTGCATATCTGCCCAGCAATCAACGGCAGGAAAACCTGTTTCAACTGACATCCTGCGCTTTGATTATACCCATGTGTCGTTCGGACCGGTAGTGAAAGGCGAGACCCGTGATACCGTATACCACTTCACCAACATCAGCAGTGAGCCGATACAGATCGATCTGGTCTCTGCCTGTGACTGTACCACCTATACGTATCCGGAAGAACCCATTCCCCCGGGCGGAAAAGGTACCCTGAAGATCACTTTTGATTCCAGCAGCAAAGAGGAAAATGAAACTCTTACGGTGGACATCATTCTCAAGAATATCAATCCGGCGACGGGCTATGCTTTCGTTTATCAGGTGTCCTACGATTACGACCTGAAGTTGAAATAA
- a CDS encoding amidohydrolase family protein, which translates to MAIQKLTATYLCPGDRKPQKGQVLILNEQGRILAIEPSSDHDPASVKHYEGLLAPGFINAHCHLELSHLKGRVPTGTGLLPFLKGVVSLREVDPEIIQEAIAREDQAMYDSGIQAVGDICNTADTVPVKSGSPIDYYSFVELFDFMQDSQAQSTYDRARPVLAGQRSTRHAVSAVPHAPYTVSDTLYKFIQKENDRGATISLHNQETPHEDALFLNGSGGFPAFFRDFGIDFNFDAPGTSSLVYARKRLHPDQPILLVHNTLSSPEDIREAMDWNPSTFWVTCPNANLYIENRMPDYRKFQEAGATLAIGTDSLTSNWQLSIFEEMKTILRYQSYLAFEEVLRWATYHGALALQMDDRLGSFEAGKQPGVIWIQTKPAQPFNLEGAQVQRVF; encoded by the coding sequence ATGGCAATCCAAAAATTAACTGCAACCTACCTTTGTCCGGGAGACCGCAAACCGCAAAAGGGACAGGTTCTGATCCTCAATGAGCAGGGCAGGATCCTGGCCATTGAACCCTCATCCGATCATGATCCCGCCAGCGTGAAGCACTACGAAGGTTTGCTTGCACCGGGATTCATCAATGCGCACTGCCACCTGGAATTGTCGCATCTCAAAGGCAGGGTACCAACCGGTACCGGACTACTGCCCTTCCTGAAAGGCGTAGTGAGCTTGCGGGAAGTTGATCCGGAGATTATCCAGGAAGCCATAGCCCGGGAAGATCAGGCCATGTATGATTCCGGTATACAGGCGGTAGGAGACATCTGCAATACAGCAGACACCGTTCCGGTGAAATCAGGTTCACCCATCGATTACTACTCATTTGTAGAGCTGTTTGATTTTATGCAGGATTCGCAGGCACAGTCGACTTACGACCGGGCCCGACCGGTACTTGCCGGTCAGCGTTCGACACGGCATGCCGTCAGTGCGGTGCCGCATGCACCATACACTGTATCAGATACCCTTTATAAATTCATTCAGAAAGAGAATGACCGCGGCGCCACCATCAGCCTGCATAATCAGGAAACGCCCCATGAAGACGCGCTCTTCCTGAATGGTAGCGGTGGGTTCCCGGCATTCTTCCGCGACTTTGGCATCGATTTCAACTTTGACGCTCCGGGCACTTCTTCACTGGTTTATGCGAGGAAACGGCTGCACCCCGACCAACCCATTCTCCTGGTTCACAATACACTCAGTTCTCCTGAGGATATCCGGGAGGCGATGGACTGGAATCCGTCTACCTTTTGGGTTACCTGTCCCAATGCCAACCTGTACATTGAAAACCGGATGCCCGACTACCGGAAATTCCAGGAAGCCGGGGCAACCCTGGCAATTGGCACCGATTCACTTACCTCCAACTGGCAGCTGTCCATCTTTGAAGAAATGAAGACTATCCTGCGCTATCAGTCGTATCTGGCTTTTGAAGAAGTATTGCGATGGGCCACCTACCACGGCGCTCTGGCATTACAGATGGATGACCGCCTGGGTTCGTTTGAGGCAGGGAAGCAACCGGGAGTAATCTGGATCCAGACGAAACCTGCGCAACCATTTAACCTGGAAGGCGCACAGGTTCAGCGCGTTTTTTGA
- a CDS encoding DUF2911 domain-containing protein: MKRLLQLTIALSFIVCTLQAQQLPQKSPHASVSYVLGVTDIKIAYSSPAVRDRDVWGTLVPYNEVWRAGANEATLMHFGTDVSIEGENLAAGTYAFFLTPKEGDKWTAHFNSDTTLWGAYGFDAAKDVVTTDVEVKGSSVNEEWLNYTINEFSQESGYIRLAWEKKRIYIRVKAKTVDLAVANVEKALTSAKDDDKWQIYARGAQYLADAGEQLDKAMEWAKESVGLKEGFYNYWILAQVQGKAGDTSGAIASAEKSLELGNASNDQFFGEFKESISKAIDAWKDKP; the protein is encoded by the coding sequence ATGAAGAGATTGCTTCAACTAACAATTGCATTATCATTTATTGTTTGTACACTGCAGGCCCAGCAGTTGCCGCAAAAGAGCCCACATGCCAGCGTTTCTTACGTACTTGGCGTCACTGATATTAAGATCGCCTACTCTTCACCGGCAGTTCGCGACCGGGATGTGTGGGGTACCCTGGTGCCATACAATGAGGTGTGGCGTGCCGGTGCCAACGAAGCGACTTTAATGCACTTTGGTACGGATGTAAGCATTGAAGGCGAGAACCTCGCTGCCGGAACTTATGCTTTCTTTCTTACGCCTAAAGAAGGTGATAAGTGGACTGCACATTTTAACTCCGATACCACCTTGTGGGGTGCCTATGGATTCGATGCAGCCAAAGATGTTGTCACCACCGATGTTGAGGTCAAAGGTTCTTCGGTCAATGAAGAGTGGCTCAATTACACCATCAATGAGTTTTCACAGGAGAGTGGTTACATCCGGTTGGCCTGGGAGAAAAAACGGATATACATCCGCGTAAAGGCAAAGACCGTTGATCTCGCAGTTGCCAATGTAGAGAAAGCGCTGACCTCTGCAAAAGACGATGATAAATGGCAGATCTATGCCCGAGGTGCCCAGTATCTGGCCGATGCCGGTGAACAACTGGATAAAGCCATGGAATGGGCCAAAGAGTCGGTAGGGTTAAAGGAAGGCTTTTATAATTATTGGATCCTGGCTCAGGTACAGGGTAAAGCAGGAGATACTTCTGGTGCGATAGCCAGCGCAGAGAAAAGCCTTGAATTAGGCAATGCTTCCAACGATCAATTTTTTGGAGAATTTAAGGAAAGCATTTCCAAAGCCATTGATGCCTGGAAAGACAAACCCTGA